One region of Malania oleifera isolate guangnan ecotype guangnan chromosome 6, ASM2987363v1, whole genome shotgun sequence genomic DNA includes:
- the LOC131157925 gene encoding uncharacterized protein LOC131157925 → MEECRKRAGMTGHETADEASGKRLRTPPDVAGDCYNDGEEDGDMLAWLTVNEETAGELMQKLLQEETGTPVAPRMRFVDNSYWSPVIFQSSSSYITINVGNEETCGSSFSDWEASVMASVDTCGWGAFPGAAAAGVEDGGGEEEVKVMGEGSLGVNGCDGVEVEWDDEMLARFLGDDEDGTVAVGAEERSLNTEN, encoded by the coding sequence ATGGAAGAATGTAGAAAGAGGGCGGGGATGACTGGGCACGAGACCGCCGACGAGGCTTCCGGGAAGAGACTGAGGACTCCGCCGGACGTAGCCGGGGACTGCTACAACGACGGAGAGGAGGACGGGGACATGCTGGCGTGGTTGACCGTCAACGAGGAGACGGCGGGAGAGCTGATGCAGAAGCTGCTGCAGGAGGAGACGGGGACTCCGGTGGCCCCGAGGATGAGGTTCGTGGACAACTCGTACTGGTCGCCGGTGATATTCCAGTCTTCGTCTTCGTACATCACCATCAACGTGGGGAACGAGGAGACCTGCGGGTCGTCTTTCTCCGACTGGGAGGCATCTGTCATGGCAAGCGTCGACACTTGCGGTTGGGGGGCGTTTCCGGGAGCTGCGGCTGCTGGTGTGGAGGACGGCGGAGGGGAGGAGGAGGTGAAAGTAATGGGAGAAGGGTCGTTGGGGGTGAACGGGTGCGATGGGGTGGAAGTGGAGTGGGATGATGAGATGCTGGCGAGGTTCTTGGGTGATGATGAAGATGGTACGGTAGCTGTTGGTGCCGAAGAAAGAAGCCTGAATACTGAAAACTAA